Proteins encoded by one window of Emticicia oligotrophica DSM 17448:
- a CDS encoding FGGY-family carbohydrate kinase, translating to MKVCAVFDIGKTNKKLLLFNEDYQIVKEEQSQFEEVLDDDGFPCDDLIQLSSWLKKTLESIKQNPDYEVVGLNFSAYGATLVHLNSEGKPLTPLYNYLKPFTRQMSKAFTDKYSSGFFTETASPELGMLNSGLQLYWLKESKPSIFHQIKYSLHLPQYCSYLFTKQPVSEITSVGCHTAIWDFQKKDYHTWLESEHIHSIQQKPSVSNVATNIEGIAVGVGIHDSSSALVPYLKSFDERFILLSTGTWAISLNPFNDEPLTDAELQKDCLCYLNYQGNPVKAARLFAGNEHERQTKHLAEYFGKEIDYYKQVKYDHEMVWFLRNKFKQATPETVDVGLLKDCPFVERNLNLFKSYEEAYHQFMLDLVAQQVASLNSVMGWSKPKQIYVDGGFSKNEIYMNLLAESYANKQIFASEIAQASALGAALVIHEHWNSKPIPQQLIHLKRYFC from the coding sequence ATGAAAGTCTGTGCCGTTTTTGATATTGGAAAAACCAATAAGAAATTACTTCTTTTTAATGAGGATTATCAAATAGTAAAAGAAGAACAATCGCAATTTGAAGAAGTTTTAGACGACGATGGCTTTCCTTGTGATGATTTAATTCAACTAAGTTCTTGGCTTAAAAAAACGCTTGAAAGTATTAAGCAAAATCCTGATTATGAGGTAGTTGGTCTTAATTTTTCCGCTTACGGTGCTACTTTGGTTCATTTGAATTCTGAAGGGAAACCGCTCACACCATTGTATAATTACCTTAAACCGTTTACTCGCCAAATGAGTAAAGCGTTTACAGATAAGTATTCATCGGGTTTTTTTACAGAAACTGCATCTCCTGAACTAGGCATGCTGAATTCTGGATTACAACTTTATTGGTTGAAAGAATCAAAACCAAGCATTTTTCATCAAATCAAATATTCGCTGCATTTACCTCAATATTGTAGCTATTTATTTACAAAACAACCTGTTTCAGAGATAACCAGTGTTGGTTGTCATACAGCCATTTGGGACTTTCAGAAGAAAGATTATCATACTTGGCTTGAATCAGAACATATACATTCAATTCAACAAAAGCCTTCGGTATCGAATGTTGCAACAAATATCGAAGGTATTGCCGTTGGTGTAGGTATTCATGATAGTTCATCTGCATTAGTGCCTTACTTGAAATCATTTGATGAAAGATTTATACTGCTTTCTACGGGTACTTGGGCCATAAGTTTAAATCCTTTTAATGATGAACCATTGACTGATGCCGAGCTACAAAAAGACTGTCTTTGCTATCTCAATTATCAAGGAAATCCTGTAAAAGCTGCACGTCTTTTTGCTGGAAACGAACATGAACGTCAAACCAAACATCTTGCTGAGTATTTTGGCAAGGAAATAGATTACTATAAGCAAGTAAAATATGACCACGAGATGGTGTGGTTTTTGAGAAATAAGTTCAAACAAGCAACACCCGAAACCGTTGATGTGGGTTTGTTGAAAGATTGTCCATTCGTAGAAAGAAATCTTAATTTATTCAAATCTTATGAAGAAGCTTATCATCAATTTATGCTTGATTTAGTGGCACAGCAAGTAGCTTCATTAAATTCGGTGATGGGTTGGAGTAAGCCCAAGCAGATTTATGTAGATGGTGGATTTTCGAAAAATGAGATTTATATGAATTTATTGGCGGAATCGTATGCGAATAAACAAATATTTGCTTCAGAAATTGCCCAAGCTTCTGCTTTAGGAGCCGCCTTAGTTATACATGAACATTGGAATTCAAAGCCAATTCCTCAACAATTAATTCATTTGAAGAGATATTTTTGTTGA
- a CDS encoding cation:dicarboxylate symporter family transporter — protein sequence MKKLFTNLTFWVLTAILAGVLLGHYNPEFALKPLFEKGFKQNLFISEFEIKNTFSEFLSSIFISIVKLFINPIIFLTITLGIISMGDLKKVGKVGAKALLYFEVVTTIALLVGIVVANVIRPGDGVVTDTIKGGDISKYTKSASEFSWLKFFFDNVTLQVLVIAIALGVGLSNYSGRQKVVDFLSPISKKVFWALHKVMLFAPIGAFGGMAFTIAKYGIHTLLPLAKLMGTVYVTMAVFIFVVLALILRYYKISLWAFLKFIREELLIVLGTSSSEAGLPSLMEKLEKMGCSKSVVGLVVPAGYSFNLDGTTIYLSMAVIFLAQVFNVHLDFQQILTIIGILMVTSKGAAGVTGSGFIVLASTLTAVKVIPVEGLALLLGVDRFMSEARAITNFIGNGVATIWLSNNEKEFDRQKMKTAFSHISDYEDIIKDNINNK from the coding sequence ATGAAAAAACTCTTTACAAATTTAACTTTTTGGGTATTAACTGCCATTTTAGCAGGCGTTTTATTAGGTCATTACAACCCCGAATTTGCCTTAAAACCCTTATTTGAAAAAGGATTTAAGCAAAATTTGTTTATATCAGAATTTGAAATAAAAAATACTTTTAGCGAATTTCTCAGTAGCATATTTATAAGTATTGTTAAACTTTTTATCAACCCAATTATTTTCTTAACAATCACTTTAGGAATCATTTCTATGGGTGATTTGAAAAAAGTGGGAAAAGTAGGTGCTAAAGCTCTTTTATACTTCGAAGTAGTTACTACAATCGCACTTTTGGTGGGTATTGTCGTGGCTAATGTAATTCGTCCAGGAGATGGTGTTGTTACTGACACAATTAAAGGAGGCGATATTTCGAAATACACCAAAAGTGCCAGTGAATTTAGTTGGTTAAAGTTCTTCTTTGACAATGTTACCCTTCAAGTATTAGTCATTGCGATTGCTCTTGGAGTTGGATTAAGTAATTATTCTGGAAGACAAAAAGTCGTTGATTTTCTCAGTCCAATTTCTAAAAAAGTATTTTGGGCTTTGCACAAAGTAATGCTTTTTGCTCCTATTGGTGCATTTGGTGGAATGGCATTCACTATTGCCAAGTATGGTATCCATACGCTTCTACCCTTAGCTAAACTCATGGGAACAGTTTATGTGACAATGGCCGTATTTATCTTTGTAGTGCTTGCATTAATACTGAGATATTATAAAATTAGCCTGTGGGCCTTCCTCAAATTTATTCGTGAAGAATTATTGATTGTACTTGGCACTTCCTCTTCTGAAGCTGGTTTACCATCATTAATGGAAAAGCTAGAAAAAATGGGTTGTTCCAAATCGGTCGTTGGTTTAGTAGTACCAGCAGGTTATTCATTTAATCTTGATGGAACAACCATTTATTTATCAATGGCAGTAATATTTTTGGCCCAAGTTTTTAATGTTCACCTCGATTTCCAACAAATTCTTACCATAATCGGAATTTTGATGGTCACTTCGAAAGGTGCTGCGGGTGTTACTGGAAGTGGGTTTATTGTGCTTGCCTCTACTCTAACGGCAGTTAAAGTAATTCCAGTTGAAGGATTAGCTCTTTTGTTGGGTGTTGATAGATTCATGTCTGAAGCCCGTGCCATAACCAATTTCATCGGAAATGGAGTGGCTACTATTTGGCTTTCAAACAATGAAAAGGAATTCGACCGCCAAAAAATGAAAACTGCTTTTAGTCATATTTCTGACTATGAAGACATCATCAAGGATAATATCAATAACAAATAA
- a CDS encoding NADP-dependent malic enzyme, producing MSTKKNLKEEALHYHAKGRPGKIEVVPSKEYATQRDLSLAYSPGVADPCMAIYENPEDVYKYTAKGNLVAVISNGTAVLGLGDIGPEAGKPVMEGKGLLFKIYADIDVFDIELNTKDVDEFVRTVKILEPTFGGVNLEDISAPECFEIEERLKAELNIPVMHDDQHGTAIISSAALLNALELVNKDISKVKIIINGAGASAISCTRLYNSLGAEKKNIFMFDSKGLIHPSRTNLDGKKIEFANDNMPAETTLAEALVGADVFVGLSKGNILTQDMVKSMASDAIVFAMANPTPEISFEEATAAREDIIMATGRSDYPNQVNNVLGFPYIFRGALDVRSKVINEEMKLAAVRALAELAKKPVPDIVNLAYGESNLSFGRNYIIPKPVDPRLLTTVAPAVAKAAMETGVAKFPIKDWEAYDTQLSKRLGQDNSLKKAIRTKAKLNPKRIVFADAENLTVLKAAQEVQDEKIATPILLGNVARITQLLDENNIDLPYAEIIDPRADEQEERLEKFGAIFFEKRKRKGYNQFEAKQLMRNRNYFGAMMIETGEADAMIGGMTRNYPETIRPALQIIGRQEGVKKVSGMYILMSRFGPLFLADTTVNFNPTAEEIVEITELAAKEVEKFNIKPRIALLTYSNFGSADGEDAQKMQKAVAILKDKHPNMVVDGEMQAHLPFDIDLLKENHPFSDLVDGRANTLIFPNLSSSNIAYNIVKEVANIDKIGPILLGLKKPVHVLQLGSSVREIVDMVAIAVVGAQGK from the coding sequence ATGAGTACTAAAAAGAATTTAAAAGAAGAAGCCCTACATTATCATGCTAAAGGCCGCCCCGGAAAAATTGAAGTAGTTCCGAGTAAAGAATACGCAACCCAACGTGACCTTTCTTTGGCCTATTCACCGGGTGTTGCTGACCCATGTATGGCTATTTACGAGAACCCAGAAGATGTGTATAAATACACCGCTAAAGGAAATCTCGTAGCTGTAATTTCCAATGGAACTGCCGTTTTAGGACTTGGAGATATTGGTCCAGAAGCAGGAAAGCCAGTAATGGAAGGAAAAGGACTTCTATTTAAAATTTATGCCGATATTGATGTTTTTGATATTGAATTAAACACCAAAGATGTAGATGAATTTGTACGTACTGTTAAAATTCTTGAACCTACTTTTGGTGGAGTAAACCTTGAAGATATTTCTGCTCCAGAATGTTTTGAAATTGAAGAACGTTTGAAGGCAGAGCTGAATATTCCCGTGATGCACGATGACCAACACGGAACAGCCATCATTTCTTCAGCGGCTCTTTTAAATGCTCTTGAATTAGTAAACAAAGATATTTCAAAGGTAAAAATTATTATCAATGGTGCAGGTGCCTCGGCCATTTCTTGTACGCGTCTGTATAATTCTTTAGGTGCTGAAAAGAAGAATATCTTTATGTTTGATAGTAAAGGCTTGATTCACCCAAGCCGCACCAATCTTGATGGTAAAAAAATTGAATTTGCCAACGATAATATGCCTGCCGAAACTACTTTAGCAGAAGCTTTAGTAGGTGCCGATGTATTTGTTGGACTTTCTAAAGGTAATATTCTCACTCAAGACATGGTAAAATCAATGGCATCTGATGCGATTGTTTTTGCAATGGCCAATCCTACGCCTGAAATTTCATTCGAAGAAGCCACGGCCGCTCGTGAAGATATTATCATGGCTACTGGACGCTCTGATTATCCAAACCAAGTAAATAACGTACTGGGTTTCCCATACATTTTCCGTGGTGCTTTAGATGTTCGCTCGAAAGTAATCAATGAGGAAATGAAATTGGCAGCGGTTCGTGCATTGGCTGAATTAGCTAAAAAACCGGTTCCAGATATTGTTAATTTAGCTTACGGAGAATCAAATCTTTCGTTTGGAAGAAATTATATCATTCCAAAGCCAGTTGACCCTCGATTGCTTACCACAGTTGCACCAGCGGTAGCAAAGGCTGCTATGGAAACAGGTGTAGCGAAATTCCCAATTAAAGATTGGGAAGCTTATGATACACAATTATCTAAACGATTGGGGCAAGATAATTCGTTGAAAAAAGCCATTAGAACGAAAGCGAAATTGAATCCAAAACGTATTGTTTTTGCTGATGCTGAAAACTTAACCGTATTGAAAGCAGCACAAGAAGTACAAGATGAAAAAATTGCCACACCAATTTTGTTGGGAAATGTAGCACGAATAACTCAATTATTGGATGAAAATAACATTGATTTACCATACGCTGAAATCATTGACCCACGTGCTGATGAGCAAGAAGAGCGATTAGAAAAATTCGGTGCGATTTTCTTTGAAAAACGTAAACGTAAAGGTTATAATCAATTTGAAGCGAAACAATTAATGCGTAATCGCAACTATTTTGGTGCGATGATGATTGAAACTGGTGAAGCTGATGCCATGATTGGTGGTATGACTCGTAACTACCCTGAAACCATTCGTCCGGCATTACAAATTATTGGTCGTCAGGAAGGAGTGAAAAAAGTATCAGGAATGTATATCTTAATGAGCCGTTTTGGCCCTTTATTCTTAGCCGATACTACGGTCAACTTTAACCCAACAGCTGAGGAAATTGTTGAAATCACTGAATTAGCGGCCAAAGAAGTAGAGAAATTTAATATCAAACCACGTATTGCATTACTTACTTACTCAAACTTTGGTAGTGCAGATGGTGAAGATGCACAAAAAATGCAAAAAGCAGTGGCTATTCTAAAAGACAAGCATCCAAATATGGTTGTTGATGGAGAAATGCAAGCTCACTTACCTTTTGATATTGATTTATTGAAAGAAAATCATCCTTTCAGTGATTTGGTTGATGGAAGAGCAAACACACTCATTTTCCCGAATTTATCTTCTTCAAATATCGCTTATAATATTGTTAAAGAAGTTGCTAATATTGATAAAATCGGACCAATTTTATTAGGTTTGAAAAAGCCTGTACACGTATTACAATTAGGTAGTTCTGTGCGTGAAATCGTTGATATGGTGGCTATTGCGGTAGTAGGAGCTCAAGGAAAATAA
- a CDS encoding AEC family transporter, whose amino-acid sequence MTNLLLLIICLSLGGILQRIKGIPKDTHHALNAIIINVCLPALTLLYTTEIKFNMSQLLPVLMPYILYICSFLFFNGIAPIFNLDRSSIGALTITAGISSISFVGFPIFEILYGKAGVQIGILMSQAGSFVVCGTLGIITASYYSSSEPSIKKIITNIFTFPPFMAFCIAAIFNIAGFHFPAIIAETLQKLGSPFTVLALISVGFQINFKRENFTQTPLLLGLFFKLLLAPLIIFVLYLILLKENSWVGQMCVVAAGLGSMNTASIIAINHRLNPPLATMMIGISIPISILTSVCIHFLISN is encoded by the coding sequence ATGACCAATTTGCTATTATTAATCATTTGTCTTTCGTTGGGGGGAATCCTCCAACGAATAAAAGGCATACCCAAAGATACACACCATGCCCTAAATGCAATTATTATAAACGTGTGCTTACCTGCTCTAACTTTACTTTATACAACCGAAATTAAGTTTAATATGAGTCAGCTTTTGCCTGTACTCATGCCCTACATCCTTTATATTTGTTCTTTTTTATTTTTCAATGGAATTGCTCCGATTTTTAATCTTGATAGAAGTAGTATTGGAGCATTAACTATTACGGCTGGCATTAGTAGTATTTCATTTGTAGGATTTCCAATTTTTGAAATCCTATATGGAAAAGCGGGTGTTCAAATAGGTATTTTAATGAGTCAAGCGGGCTCTTTTGTTGTTTGTGGAACTTTAGGAATCATTACAGCTTCTTATTATTCATCCTCTGAGCCTTCCATCAAAAAAATTATTACGAATATTTTTACTTTCCCACCGTTTATGGCTTTTTGTATAGCTGCCATATTTAATATTGCTGGCTTTCATTTTCCTGCAATCATTGCTGAAACACTGCAAAAATTAGGTAGTCCGTTTACCGTTCTTGCCCTAATTTCGGTTGGATTTCAGATTAACTTTAAGAGAGAAAACTTTACACAAACGCCGCTTTTATTAGGTTTATTTTTTAAACTATTGCTCGCTCCTTTGATAATCTTTGTATTATACCTTATTTTGCTCAAAGAAAATTCTTGGGTCGGTCAAATGTGCGTGGTTGCAGCGGGTTTAGGCTCCATGAATACCGCCTCAATTATTGCCATAAATCATCGTTTAAACCCACCTTTAGCCACGATGATGATTGGAATCAGTATTCCGATTTCAATATTAACATCAGTTTGCATACATTTCTTAATTTCAAACTAA